One Elusimicrobiota bacterium genomic window, GGTAAATTAGTTATTATGCCCGTGTTAGGCACATTGCCGTTGAATTCAAACGGTTCTCCTCCTTTATATGCGTTAATAATATATGATGCAAATTCGTGTCCTCTTTCTAAAGACATAGGTGCGCCTTTTTTAAACCATTTCTTAACATCTTTTTTCCACTCTTTACCAACTTTAGAATATAATTTTAGAATATACGCGTATTTTCCTGGGTTCCATTCGGTACCGTGCGTACAATATTTCTCTATTAGGTCAGGGCGTTTCCTAAACCACCAGTTGTATTCTGAATTATGACCGCTGGATTCTGTAACATAGTAATCCAAATGAAGGAACATTTCATTTCTAACGAGTTCTTTATTATAAATGTTTTTTCTTTGGACAGCTTTACGTATTAGCGGATAAGCGTCTTTACCGTTTTTTTTGTACTCAATATACCACGCCTGGTGATTAATTCCTGCACAAACATATGTTATTTGTTCCATTGGTGTATTTATCCATTCTGCAAGCATCCCTGCTGTTCCTTGAACACTATGGCATAAACCCGTGAGTTTTATAAATGATTTTTTCTGCATTGCCCTGCATAACATCGCCATAGGATTTGTATAATTAAGTAGGATTGCATCAGGACATAGTTGCTCCATATCACGGCAAATGGATAACATTACAGGAATGGTACGCAAAGCCCTGAAAATACCCGAAGGTCCGCGAGTGTCCCCTACATTGATATCAACGCCATATTTTTTTGGAATTTCTATATCATATCGCCAAATATCTACACCACCTGCGAGGATGGTACATAACACTGCATCTGCTCCTTTTAATGCTTCTTTCCTATTCATCGTTGCTTCTATTTTAGCCGGATAGTTTCCCCTGTCTATAATACTCTGAACAGCTTTTTTGGCAAACTCAAGACGTTCTTTGTGTATGTCCATAAGGACAAATGTTGAGTCCTTAAGAATAGGGAATGTCAGTATATCCCTGACTAAACTACGGGTAAACCCCAAACTTCCTGCACCAATAAATACGATTCTTGCCATAAAAAATAATCTCCTATAAGTGATGTGTGTGTTAGAGTTTTAGGGTTAAAAGGAAGACTCAAGTAGGTTTTCAACAAGAGTCTGTATAACCAATTTAGCAAAGCAAGCTTTGCAACTACGACATTGGACTTCCCTAATTCTCTAATCAACTAATTTCCCAATTCTCTAAGCTTCAATCTTTTATCTTTTTTGCACCATCTTCTGCATTACAAATATAGAACTCTGGTTTTATTTGAAATTTCTTCTTATATATTGTAGATACTTTTTCGGTAAATTCATTTATGCTTTCTTTCTTTACTAAACTTACTGTACATCCTCCAAAGCCGGCACCTGTCATTCTTGAACCTA contains:
- the melA gene encoding alpha-galactosidase produces the protein MARIVFIGAGSLGFTRSLVRDILTFPILKDSTFVLMDIHKERLEFAKKAVQSIIDRGNYPAKIEATMNRKEALKGADAVLCTILAGGVDIWRYDIEIPKKYGVDINVGDTRGPSGIFRALRTIPVMLSICRDMEQLCPDAILLNYTNPMAMLCRAMQKKSFIKLTGLCHSVQGTAGMLAEWINTPMEQITYVCAGINHQAWYIEYKKNGKDAYPLIRKAVQRKNIYNKELVRNEMFLHLDYYVTESSGHNSEYNWWFRKRPDLIEKYCTHGTEWNPGKYAYILKLYSKVGKEWKKDVKKWFKKGAPMSLERGHEFASYIINAYKGGEPFEFNGNVPNTGIITNLPDNVCVEVPVLANKRGFNSIHVGALPPQCAALNNISVAVEEMAVEAAITGDPRLVFQAIIYDPLTAAVLSLAEIKKMVSEMLAKNRKYLPQFKSIKI